From the Desulfovibrio sp. JY genome, one window contains:
- a CDS encoding replication-associated recombination protein A — MDLLGNEKRPLAERIRPTALDGFVGQTHVISRLETMLAAPRLPSLLFFGPPGCGKSTLALILARAKGRPYVRVSAPEAGLAALRELIKGKEILILDELHRFSKAQQDFFLPLLETGEIVLLATTTENPSFSVTRQLLSRLHVFRLRPLSQAELLVLAERGAREAGMELVPESLEAVAMLSSGDGRTLLNLIEFTAALPEEKRAPEELKKQLPEALARGDRDGDSHYELASAMIKSIRGSDPDAALYYLACLLESGEDPRFCCRRLMISASEDIGLADPMALPLAVSATEAVERIGMPEGFIPLAQTAVYLALAPKSNSTYAAYLAVKKEIMQAGLKPVPLHLRNPSTRLQREWGFGKGYKYPHAYPEAWVDQDYLPEELAGRQFYQAKDQGQEPRLAARLARLRKRQG, encoded by the coding sequence ATGGACCTGCTCGGCAATGAAAAACGGCCCCTGGCCGAACGTATCCGCCCCACGGCCCTCGACGGCTTCGTCGGCCAGACCCACGTGATTTCCAGGCTTGAGACCATGCTGGCCGCGCCGCGCCTGCCGAGCCTGCTTTTTTTCGGTCCGCCGGGTTGCGGCAAGTCCACCCTGGCCCTGATCCTGGCCCGGGCCAAGGGACGCCCGTATGTGCGGGTCAGCGCCCCGGAAGCGGGGCTGGCCGCGCTGCGCGAACTGATCAAGGGCAAGGAAATCCTGATCCTCGACGAGCTGCACCGGTTTTCCAAGGCCCAACAGGATTTTTTTCTGCCGCTGCTCGAAACCGGCGAGATCGTGCTGCTGGCCACCACCACGGAAAACCCGTCGTTTTCCGTGACGCGCCAGCTCCTTTCCCGGCTGCACGTCTTTCGGCTGCGGCCCCTGTCCCAGGCCGAACTGCTGGTCCTGGCCGAGCGGGGGGCCCGGGAGGCCGGCATGGAGCTTGTGCCGGAGAGCCTGGAGGCCGTGGCCATGCTGTCCTCCGGCGACGGGCGCACGCTTTTGAACCTGATTGAATTCACCGCCGCCCTGCCCGAGGAAAAGCGCGCCCCGGAGGAGCTCAAAAAACAGCTGCCCGAGGCGCTGGCCCGGGGCGACCGCGACGGCGATTCCCACTACGAGCTGGCCTCGGCCATGATCAAATCCATTCGGGGCAGCGATCCGGACGCGGCCCTCTATTACCTGGCCTGCCTGCTCGAATCCGGCGAGGACCCGCGCTTTTGCTGCCGGCGGCTCATGATTTCCGCTTCCGAGGACATCGGCCTGGCCGACCCCATGGCCTTGCCCCTGGCCGTTTCCGCCACCGAGGCCGTGGAACGCATCGGCATGCCCGAGGGGTTCATTCCCCTGGCTCAGACCGCCGTCTATCTGGCGCTTGCGCCCAAAAGCAACAGCACCTACGCCGCCTACCTTGCCGTCAAAAAGGAGATCATGCAGGCGGGGCTCAAGCCCGTGCCGCTGCACCTGCGAAACCCCTCCACCAGACTCCAGCGGGAGTGGGGTTTCGGCAAGGGCTACAAGTATCCCCACGCCTACCCCGAGGCCTGGGTGGACCAGGACTATCTGCCCGAGGAACTGGCCGGCCGGCAGTTCTACCAGGCCAAGGACCAGGGCCAGGAGCCGCGCTTGGCCGCCCGGCTGGCGCGGCTACGCAAGCGGCAGGGGTGA
- a CDS encoding glycine betaine/L-proline ABC transporter ATP-binding protein codes for MEKIIIQNLVKIFGDKPEKALSLLRQGHSKKDIMAATGQAVGVADVSFTVDEGEIMVIMGLSGSGKSTLVRLINRLIEPTSGKVVIDGQDVGALSESELTEFRRTKFGMVFQNFALLPHRTVAANVEFGLEIKGMPPIERQGRAMDALKQVGLSGWEDRKPAELSGGMQQRVGLARALALDPDILLMDEAFSALDPLIRRDMQDELLSLQDTVKKTILFITHDLDEAVKLGDHIVLMKDGAVVQTGTAEDILTNPASRYVERFVEDVDFSKVLSARSVMLPPAVTALARHDGPRLALHKMAEAGISSLFVIGRDKRLEGMVTAMDASDAVRRGERSLDGVVRQVDKRVSPDASVQEVMPLLAADRDPVAVVDEANKLLGIIVQGSLLAGLADKGRGENGI; via the coding sequence ATGGAAAAAATAATCATACAAAATTTAGTAAAGATTTTCGGTGACAAACCGGAAAAAGCCCTCTCCCTGCTACGCCAGGGCCACTCCAAAAAAGACATCATGGCCGCCACAGGGCAGGCCGTGGGCGTGGCCGACGTCTCCTTCACCGTGGACGAAGGCGAGATCATGGTCATCATGGGCCTTTCCGGCAGCGGCAAATCCACCCTCGTACGCTTGATCAACCGCCTCATCGAGCCCACCAGCGGCAAGGTCGTCATCGACGGCCAGGACGTGGGCGCCCTTTCGGAAAGCGAACTCACGGAATTTCGGCGCACCAAGTTCGGCATGGTCTTTCAGAATTTCGCCCTCCTCCCCCATCGCACCGTGGCCGCCAATGTGGAATTCGGCCTGGAGATCAAGGGCATGCCGCCAATCGAAAGACAGGGCCGGGCCATGGACGCGCTGAAGCAGGTGGGACTTTCCGGTTGGGAAGACCGCAAGCCCGCCGAACTTTCCGGCGGCATGCAGCAGCGCGTGGGCCTGGCCCGGGCCCTGGCGCTGGACCCGGACATCCTGCTCATGGACGAGGCCTTCTCCGCCCTGGACCCGCTTATCCGCCGCGACATGCAAGACGAACTGCTGTCCCTCCAGGACACCGTCAAAAAGACCATTCTCTTTATTACCCACGACCTCGACGAGGCTGTCAAGCTCGGCGACCACATCGTGCTCATGAAAGACGGGGCCGTCGTCCAGACCGGCACGGCCGAGGACATCCTGACCAACCCGGCCAGCCGCTACGTCGAACGTTTCGTGGAAGACGTGGACTTTTCCAAGGTGCTCTCCGCCCGCTCGGTCATGCTGCCCCCGGCCGTGACCGCCCTGGCCCGCCACGACGGCCCCCGGCTCGCCCTGCACAAGATGGCCGAGGCCGGCATTTCCAGCCTTTTCGTCATCGGCCGTGACAAGCGCCTGGAAGGCATGGTCACGGCCATGGACGCCTCCGACGCCGTCAGACGCGGCGAGCGCAGCCTGGACGGCGTCGTGCGCCAGGTGGACAAGCGCGTCTCTCCCGATGCTTCGGTCCAGGAGGTCATGCCGCTTCTGGCCGCGGACCGCGACCCCGTGGCCGTGGTCGACGAGGCCAATAAACTGCTCGGCATCATCGTCCAAGGGTCGCTTCTGGCCGGACTGGCCGACAAAGGGAGGGGCGAAAATGGCATATGA
- a CDS encoding proline/glycine betaine ABC transporter permease, translating to MAYELPRIPLGQGIEISIDFLSDHLAPLTKSISLVLETAIDAMGAALMAVPPWMLIIAIAILAWRLGSRRIGLLALFGLTLVWDLGLWEPTISTIILVLFSTVIATSIGVPLGILAAMRPGWGRIIMPLLDFMQTMPAFVYLIPAIPFFGLGPVSAIFSTVIFAMPPSIRLTCLGIRQVPESLTEAADAFGATRMQRLRKVELPLALPTLMAGINQTIMLSLSMVVIAAMIGARGLGGEVWKAIQRLEPGLGFEAGLAVVIVAVILDRVTQKLGSKNV from the coding sequence ATGGCATATGAACTGCCGCGCATTCCCCTTGGCCAGGGCATCGAAATCAGCATCGATTTTCTCTCCGACCATCTGGCTCCGCTGACCAAATCCATTTCCCTGGTCCTGGAGACCGCCATCGACGCCATGGGCGCGGCGCTCATGGCCGTGCCGCCCTGGATGCTCATCATCGCCATCGCCATTCTGGCCTGGCGGCTGGGCTCCCGGCGCATCGGCCTGCTGGCGCTCTTCGGTCTGACGCTGGTCTGGGACCTGGGGCTGTGGGAGCCCACGATCTCCACCATCATTCTGGTCCTTTTCTCCACGGTCATCGCCACGTCCATCGGCGTGCCGCTTGGCATCCTGGCCGCCATGCGACCAGGGTGGGGCCGCATCATCATGCCGCTGCTCGACTTCATGCAGACCATGCCGGCCTTCGTCTACCTCATTCCGGCCATCCCCTTTTTCGGCCTGGGGCCGGTGTCGGCCATCTTTTCCACGGTCATCTTCGCCATGCCGCCGTCCATAAGGCTCACCTGCCTGGGCATCCGGCAGGTGCCGGAATCCCTGACCGAGGCCGCCGACGCCTTCGGGGCCACGCGCATGCAACGCCTGCGCAAGGTCGAACTGCCGCTGGCCCTGCCCACCCTCATGGCCGGCATCAACCAGACCATCATGCTGTCGCTGTCCATGGTGGTCATCGCGGCCATGATCGGCGCCCGCGGCCTTGGCGGCGAGGTCTGGAAGGCCATCCAGCGTCTGGAGCCGGGACTCGGCTTCGAGGCCGGTCTGGCCGTGGTCATCGTCGCTGTCATCCTCGACCGGGTGACGCAGAAACTCGGTTCGAAAAACGTCTGA
- a CDS encoding glycine betaine ABC transporter substrate-binding protein, translating into MKKTAWYVIAATIVSLTAVLWGTPAPAASKNTVKIAYVEWACATASTNLVKAVLEEKLHKKVEILPVSAAAMWQAVASGDVDGMVTAWLPVTHGNYLKKVKDKVVNLGVIIPGAKIGLVVPDYVTIDSIADLEGAKAKFSGKIIGIDPGAGIMSKAEAAIKDYGLTGYKLVEGSDATMTAALADAVKHKEWVVITGWTPHWMFGRFHLKYLKDPKGVFGGDETINAIVRKGLKEDKPEVYAFLSRYKLPMSDLQALMAANKENGKPYANAKKFIAEHQKLVDSWL; encoded by the coding sequence GTGAAAAAGACCGCCTGGTACGTCATTGCCGCCACCATCGTTTCCCTGACCGCCGTGCTGTGGGGGACGCCCGCGCCGGCCGCTTCGAAGAACACCGTGAAGATCGCCTATGTGGAATGGGCCTGCGCCACGGCTTCCACCAATCTGGTCAAAGCCGTGCTCGAGGAAAAGTTGCACAAGAAAGTCGAGATCCTGCCCGTCTCGGCCGCCGCCATGTGGCAGGCCGTGGCCTCGGGCGACGTGGACGGCATGGTCACCGCCTGGCTGCCCGTCACCCACGGCAATTACCTCAAAAAGGTCAAGGACAAGGTCGTCAACCTCGGCGTCATCATTCCCGGCGCGAAAATCGGACTCGTGGTTCCGGATTACGTGACCATCGACTCCATCGCCGATCTTGAAGGCGCCAAGGCCAAATTCAGCGGCAAGATCATCGGCATCGATCCGGGCGCGGGCATCATGAGCAAGGCCGAAGCGGCCATCAAGGACTACGGCCTGACCGGCTACAAGCTGGTGGAAGGCTCCGACGCCACCATGACCGCCGCCCTGGCCGACGCCGTGAAGCACAAGGAATGGGTCGTCATCACCGGCTGGACCCCGCACTGGATGTTCGGGCGCTTCCATCTCAAGTATCTGAAGGACCCCAAGGGCGTCTTCGGCGGCGACGAGACCATCAACGCCATCGTCCGCAAGGGGCTCAAGGAAGACAAGCCCGAGGTCTACGCCTTCCTGTCCAGGTACAAGCTGCCCATGTCCGACTTGCAGGCGCTCATGGCCGCCAACAAGGAAAACGGCAAACCCTACGCAAACGCCAAGAAGTTCATCGCCGAGCACCAAAAGCTCGTGGACTCCTGGCTGTAA
- a CDS encoding peptidoglycan DD-metalloendopeptidase family protein, with protein MRHFFMRQGSSRTFFKPQNSRARLVLLLILAMGAGAAALAFLRNADPRASVPLVDACPPWAGQYCDPRGNLFARTEEDPPEDVLEGSVKPGQTLGGILGDYVDAAALAGLDNPDDFSFASIQSGQPYRLTLRDKELVAFEYDISPTETLVIDSEKGDLQAHVETKQCEIRTGVMAGTVDSSLFKAVEDAGGDAQTAVALADVFASDIDFCRDVQPGDTFYAVVEKRYAEGKRIGIGRVLAARYVNEGKTYEGFALLDRKGKPEYFDADGRPLRKAFLRAPLSFLRITSRFSGSRLHPILKIRKPHYGVDYAAPTGTPVWSVGAGVVVERGRNRAAGNYVTVRHSRTWVTRYNHFSRFAKGIHKGSKVSQGQIIGYVGQTGFATGPHLDFRIYKDGKPVNALANPQMRADPLPAAKLARFKRQAVRLEALMDRAVPAKDLAARDTPDTKGLQ; from the coding sequence ATGCGGCATTTTTTCATGCGCCAAGGCAGTTCCCGGACGTTTTTCAAACCCCAAAACAGCCGTGCCCGCCTGGTCCTTCTCCTGATCCTTGCCATGGGAGCCGGGGCCGCCGCCCTGGCCTTTCTGCGTAACGCCGATCCCAGGGCGTCCGTCCCCCTCGTCGACGCCTGCCCGCCCTGGGCCGGGCAGTACTGCGACCCCAGAGGCAACCTTTTCGCGCGCACCGAGGAAGATCCCCCCGAAGACGTGCTCGAGGGCTCGGTCAAACCCGGCCAGACCCTCGGCGGCATTCTCGGAGACTATGTCGATGCGGCCGCCCTGGCCGGCCTCGACAACCCCGACGATTTCTCCTTCGCCAGCATCCAGTCCGGCCAGCCCTACCGGCTCACCCTGCGCGACAAGGAGCTCGTGGCCTTCGAATACGACATCAGCCCCACCGAGACCCTGGTTATCGACAGCGAAAAAGGCGACTTGCAAGCCCACGTCGAAACCAAGCAGTGCGAAATCCGCACCGGCGTCATGGCCGGCACGGTGGACTCCAGTCTTTTCAAGGCCGTGGAGGACGCCGGCGGCGACGCCCAGACCGCCGTGGCCCTGGCGGACGTGTTTGCCAGCGACATCGACTTCTGCCGCGACGTGCAGCCCGGCGACACCTTCTATGCGGTGGTGGAAAAACGCTACGCCGAAGGGAAACGCATCGGCATCGGCCGGGTGCTGGCTGCCCGCTACGTCAATGAGGGAAAAACCTACGAAGGGTTCGCCCTGCTCGACCGGAAAGGCAAGCCCGAGTATTTCGACGCCGACGGCCGGCCGCTGCGCAAGGCCTTTCTGCGCGCCCCGCTGTCGTTTCTGCGCATCACCTCGCGGTTTTCCGGCTCGCGCCTGCACCCCATCTTAAAGATCCGCAAACCGCACTACGGGGTGGACTACGCCGCCCCCACCGGCACGCCGGTCTGGAGCGTGGGGGCCGGGGTGGTGGTCGAACGCGGCCGCAACCGGGCTGCCGGCAACTACGTCACCGTGCGCCACAGCCGCACCTGGGTCACGCGCTACAACCACTTCAGCCGCTTCGCCAAGGGAATCCACAAAGGGTCCAAAGTCTCCCAGGGGCAGATCATCGGCTACGTCGGCCAGACCGGCTTCGCCACCGGCCCCCACCTGGACTTCCGCATCTATAAGGACGGCAAGCCGGTCAACGCCCTGGCCAACCCCCAGATGCGGGCCGATCCGCTGCCGGCCGCCAAACTGGCCCGGTTCAAGCGGCAGGCCGTCCGGCTGGAAGCCCTCATGGACCGGGCCGTGCCGGCCAAGGACCTGGCCGCGCGCGACACTCCCGACACAAAGGGCCTTCAGTAG